A region of the Cupriavidus taiwanensis genome:
TGGACCGGAGCCGATCCGGTCAACCACAACGAAGTCACACGCTTCGGTTGGCAGCAGCACGTGATGCCATACGCCCGGGGCGTAGTTGATTCCCTGTCCGGGCTTGGCGATGAAGGCGCGGATGTCGCCTGCCTCCACCGAGGCACCGCGGGGAGCGACCACTACGATAAAGCTGGTCGGCTTCATGGGAATGAAAGCTTGGCTCGACAAGGGGTGACGCTCGAGGAACACCACTTCCAATGGCAACACATACGGTCTCGCACGCATGATGCTTATGCCGGCCTTCCCTCCAAGAGCCAGTGCATCGACAACAGCGAGGTCGTGGTAGCGTTCGACCATCCCTTCGTTG
Encoded here:
- a CDS encoding ureidoglycolate lyase; this translates as MRITLNLEPLTKVAFAPFGDVIEASAGAFHHINEGMVERYHDLAVVDALALGGKAGISIMRARPYVLPLEVVFLERHPLSSQAFIPMKPTSFIVVVAPRGASVEAGDIRAFIAKPGQGINYAPGVWHHVLLPTEACDFVVVDRIGSGPNCDKFVLSEDVRPVIPAFGQGMDHAIFDCSAAEK